aaagaaatagaaataattttaaaatatatgaaagaaacttgttgattgattgatagattgaaataaatgagttcacaaccctttaaatagggatactaagcgaTAATAtaaaaatcagaagcaaactataactaaagctcttagaatttgcaacttacattcttctaattattctaaacacttttcatgttagacacaactcttacttattctaagcacttttcatgttagaccaAATTGCAGTTTCCTTGCATAGTAATTATACTGACGGAGGAATTGGCTGctgctattttctatttttctaactGCTACTAGATTGTGGTTTTAGGACATGATCTGGTACAAATTCTTTATACCTTGTTTCCGTGTAGattcctacgtggggcccacctatgatcaacTAAGATGTCGATTGCGGATGACCCACGAGTAACCTCGATTGGATCATCATAGCCATACAGTCAACTGCATGCAATGTAAAAATGGCTGGTAACAGTAAAGTTTAGACTTACTGCCTATTTGGCATGCCCTTGTTTGGATGAATTTGATCTTCTCTTGGGGCCCACGGGCAATCCAAGGTGGAGTGGACCCTCCGATCCAATGGACGGACGTGATTGTAGGTCCACCCACTTGGGCCACACATAGAGCGATTGAAAGATGAGTAGTGATCTACCTTGCCTAGAAATCAtcagggctgtcaatggacccTCTTTATGCTTGATCCTAAGGCCTGAGCCCAACCCGGATCGGTGACGGGCAAATGAGACAGGCCCTGATTTActttatgggcccaccgtgatgtatatgtcttatccacgccatccatccatttttttagctcgTTTTAGAGAAGTAGCCGAAAACTGAATTATATCTGAggctcgggtggaccacaccacaagaaacagtaggcattgaacgcctaccgttgaaaagctCTTGGGATATGTTCTACAACACTAGGCAGTCGGAGTCTGCTGTTTAGCAACGTCTTTTTATAAGCGTGGGAGATCCTGACCGTTAATCAGGCTTGTTCCACTGTGATCACTCCCTAGCGTAAAAATTAAGCCTATCCACTCATCAGGAAGGTATACCGTAAGTCATATTTTTGTGACCGTTGAAATTTGGACCCCCACAAATGAATGAGCCAGCCTGATTTTGACCCAGAGAATTCTTACACCAGAACCGGCATAATGAGTGGCCCGGATCTCTCACACATCTGACACGTTCCGATGCGTGCTTCCAATCCCctcttctctcctctcttctttctcttggtgtattttttttatatccacgccgtccatccgttttgcgagcgcATTCAATAAAGTAttttcgaagctcaagtggacccagggaggtttcaacggtatgcatttccctaaccaccttttcttgtcgcgtggcccacttgagttttttctatacctcatttttagttctACCAACTAaagtgatctggaaaaacgaatggatggagtggatttctcactaaaatcatagtgggcctcatctaTATTGCCGTCTCAGAAAATCCGCGTCCaacccggaagcggattgcctagtgagtaactcactacgcttaccatactgagtaaactctgtggggtccaccattatttatgtattttatcctctccgtccatccattttaacagataaatttATGGATTGAAACAAAAATCTAGTtacatccaatgttcaaatggaccacaccactcgaaacagttgaattgaacctATACGGTTGAAGAttcttgggggtcacagaagttttggatcaagattatatttgttttttaccttcatccatatctgtatgatcttataaataggttggatgacaaataaacatcactgttggcctagaaatgtttcaacggtggaaatcattatccccactgtttcagtggtattatccacttgatctttggatgttcttcaattttgggatcaaccacttaaattagatggaaaaatggatggacggtgtggatagacaacATAAATTCAAGATagtcccaactgagtttacttagtacgcaatccgatttcggccAACCTACATCAGACCAGTCTGGCAGTCtccatggacgcggatttcctgcctttGGCAgaaagttcctgtgcaaggatgctgggtggggcccaccgaaatttttttgagaaatccaccccgtccatctgtttttcgagcTCACTTTAGGACGTAAGACGAAAAATTAtttgtatccaacactcaagtaggccacacaagaggaaaaagTGTTCATTCAGTGAGCGTCGTTGTgtcattcttatggccataaaagttttgtatcaggctatatttttggtgttttcacttcatcccattggcaATGACcttttaaacggtttggatagcatataaaaatcaaggtggagcccatgaaggtttcaacggtagtaattctttccccaattttccctctcgtgtgacccatttagttttgtatccacctcatttttagtcgcacgtcctaaaatgatctctcaaaacggatggacggaatgaatttctcacatatattgcagtgggccccacccagcatctttGCGTAGGAACTTCCATCCAGTCTCCGTCCTTCTCTACATTCTCTTTCCCGCGAGTTTCAACCGCAGTCATATAAGCAttggaactctctctctctctctctcgcctcaAACACATTCCAAAATCTCCACTCAAATTTCTCCAATCATCGACCATGCTTCAacaacaaaacatcatcaccGTTCAAAACCCTGACCACATCATCAATCTACCAGATTCCACCGTTCAAAACCCTGACCACATCAGCAATCTACCAGATTCCATCCTTCACTGCATCCTCTCCTTCTTGCATGCCACCGATGCAGTGAAGACGGTCCTTCTATCAAAAAGGTGGGCCCATTTGTATACTTCCACCCCAAATCTACACTTCCAAAAATCCCGTCTCTGCAAACGAAACGACAACGATTTCGTATCCTTCGTCAACCAAGCTTTGATTCTCTACGAAAGCCCTACCATTCAGGAATTCCATCTCGTCTTCTATTATAAAGGTAAGTTTTATACCCCCATCATTGATGACTGGATCCGCTTCGCATTGTGGAAAAAGGCCCGAGTACTCCATCTCGACCTCTCCGGTGATAGTTTTTCAAATTGGGGCTATTGGAAGTTTGTTGGGATTGATCCATACTCATTGCCCCTTGATTCGTTCAATAACGATTCGTTGACAGAGCTGAGGCTCAATTCCGTCAACATCAATCCGCCCATGATTGTTTCTTGGAAAAACATGGAGAGGTTGTCTTTAGGACAGACCAGTATGGCGGATTATGAGATGGAACGGATTTTGAATGGGTGCCCGGTGCTCGAAGAATTGTTTCTTTACAAATGCAATGGTATTAGTCGACTCGATTTCAGGGGTCGGAATGTTAGGAAGTTGACCGTGAATGATTATGATTCGGAGTTTGGGTTGGAAATTTGGGGTCCCAATGTCATGTCCTTGAATATTTCTGGTGATATAGGCACCGCGAGACATCGTTTTAAGAGCCTTCCGCTTTGGTTAATGCAACTCTCAATTTGCAAATGTCGTTTTACACCGGTTGGGATGATTATGAAGAGAGCGAGTATCATGATATTTTTTAGGCACTTCTTGACGCTCTTCGGCATGCTAGAGTTCTTAAAGTCTGCACTTGGTGTGTTCAGGTATGCTTTGTTTGCCATGTCAAATGTGTGTGTTATACTCAGTAGCCACAATGATTTCATCTTCTTTTCTCTATGTTTCTCATTTATAATGTTAAGTTATGTAAGTGGGTGTTAcactcaattcaatcaaactGGACCATTGGTGTGATTTAGAGTCTAGATTTGGTACACATGTGTGAGTAGGATGCACGGGCATGCCAGAGCGTGCCTGATTCAAaggttgattgaattgttggtgtccCTTCACCAAGACAAACAGATTGGAAACTGGGATTGAAGATCCAGagtcctcttctttctttttttttaaagttaaagaAGATTTCATTCAAATCGGGTAGATGTACAAGTATAACAAGAGGGTCACACAAAAGCCGAAGGCCACCCCTGAACTGAAGGGATCCTAAGTATCCACAAAAAATCTACAAGCAAAAAATGCCCAACCAGCATGCAGATGAGGAAGAGCTCAACTGGATGGAGCCGCAACAAAACAAGAACGGAAAAGTCTAAGGCTCCCTCAGGTAGCCTAAACCCACCCTGTATAAGAATAGAAAACCTCTGGTGGTGGGGGGAAGCGAGGCTACAGAGGGGCAGGACACGCTGTCCTGAGCTGCGCTGGCCCGCCTGGCTAGGTCGTCTGCTACTGCGTTGGCCTCTCTAGGGGTGTGGGTGAAGGATATGTCCAAATGGCCCCTCAATGCCCTCACTCGCGCAAATCAATAGTATAAGGACCAAGAATGGCACGCATTTTTGGAGAGGATCTACACAATCGAGTTAGAGTCGCACATCACTTCCACCTTAGAGAATCCCATCTCGGCACATTTGGCCAAGCCCTCATAGATTGCTCGGAACTCAGCACGGGAGCTGAAGCCCGAGCCATAGCTAGAAGAGAAACCAAAGAGGAAACGGCCCTCGGAGTCTCGCCCGACACCCCCACCCCCTAAAGGGCCTGGGTTCCCCAAGGCCGAGCCATCGACGTTTAATTTGATCCACCCCCTCTGGGGCCTCACCCATTTCACCACCAAGGGGTGTTTTGGTCTAGAGGTCGGACTGGTGATACGAAGTTCAGCCAGCGTGGAAGCTAGATGGCGAGACATCACCCTCGACAAGGGAAGAGACGGTCCAACCCTCTCAATCCAGCGGTGGACCTGGAGGATGACCCTAGAAGAGCTAAAGATCGCATTGTCGAAGCGGGCTCTGTTTCTCTCAGCCCAGATTTCCCAGAAAATGAATGGGGGCATGAGGGCACGCAGGGTATGCAGACACTCCCAGAGTGTTgcatggcccaccaacgagtggCCCTGGCCACAGCGGAGGACTAGGTCGAAGAGTGCACTGCAAAAAATAGCTGGAAATGCTCCCAAATATGAGCCGCGAAGGGGCCTGTCGAGAATAGATGGTCAATAGATTCCGAATCTGGCCAAAGAGGATTGGGTCAGCACCAACACTCGGACGCCATCTGGACACCCTTCGCTTGGGTTCTCTTATCTACCAGAACCGCTTTCTGGATAATCTTATAAGAGAAGAGCGTCAACTTCTCTAGAATCGCTGGATGCCACACCCATTTAGCCCACTGCACCTTTGGGCCCGCTAGACACAATAAATTCCAAGCTGAGCTAACCTGGAACCCTCCAGAAGAGGAGGGAATGCAGACACGTCTGTCCACATAGGAGGAGGTGCAGAAGCCCTCGTCAGCCACGTGGTCCACGACCACTTGGGGAAGTAAGGCGCGGGCAGCGTCCTGATCAATCCAGTTGAGCAGGCCGATGAAGTCGCGGACCCTGGAGGGATGAGGAGGAGGCAAGGCTTGGGCCCATTCAGAGAGCGGACCAAGCCCTGACCAAAGGTTGGTCCAAAAATTAAGTTCACCCAGGCCCATGATCAAACGCAAGTTGGATAGCACTTTCGGAAGGTAACTGCAGATCCGTTTCCAAGCAGGGGACGCATGGGGGGATCGGCTGGTCCTGTTGGGCTCAATGAGATTGTCATGGTATTTAGCTCTGATGAAGTTTGCCCAGGCGCTGTGATCTCCCCTGCAACCAACAATCCAGACGAGCTTAATTTTAAAGGCACCCATGACATGGGCCAGATTCTTCATGCCAAGGCCACCTTCATCCTTGGGGCGAGACACGCGATCCCAACACAACCAGTGGCATCGTCTACGATCTCCTTCCCAGCCCCAAAAGAAGTTAGCGCAGGCCCTGTCAAGGTCCCCGAGAAGCGATAGGGAGATGTCAGTAGCGGCCATGATGTAGGTTGGGATACTCTGCAGCACGTGATTGATAAGGGTCGCTCGGCCAGCCTGGGATAGAATCTTGGCCTTCCAACCTGAAATATGCTGCTGGAATTTTTCAACTAGCGGTCTGAAGTACCTCCTCAAGGATCGCCCTCTGAAGATCAGGACGCCTAGGTAGGTGAAAGGAACTGCACCCCGCGTGAAGTCGAGCGTGGATTGGGCAGCTCTACCCCTGGCTTTTGATTAGGACGAAGAGAGAATGAAGAAACTTTTCGTGGGGCTGATCTTCTGCCCAGAAGCAAACTGAAAAAGCTGGAGGAATGAGGCGATTTTCCTTAacatgggcctcccaccattAGCCAGCAGGATCATGTCATCAGCAAACAGCTGGTGGGAAACGAGCGGGCAGGATCGGTGCGTGGAGAAGGGGATGCAGTTGCCATTGATGAAGAGTTGTTGATAACCTCTACTTAGAACCTCTGATGCCACAATAAACAGCCCCGGGTCGCCCTGACAAAGACCTCTAAAAGAATGGAAGAAGCCTCCGGGTTCACCATTGATTAGAATAGAGAACCAATGGTTGGCCCAGCATTTCTCGACCAAATTTATCCAGCCAGGCCCGAAACCAAACCAATGAAGGACTGATTTGAGGAAGCGTCAATCTAATCTGTTATAGGCTTTCTCCATGTCGAGCTTGATGAGAGTGTTGCCCCCTCTGACTTTCCTATCGATATCCCTGAAATTCTCTTGCGCTAGAGCACAACTTTCAGCGATGGATCTCCCTTGCACGGAAGCCCCTTGCTCAGGGGAAATGATTTTTGGGAGGACTTTACTTAGCTTATCTGCAAGCAACTTGGAGAAAATTTTGTAAACACGGTTACATAAGCTAATGGGGCAAAAATCAGAAAACTTTTTCAGGTTAACGGCCTTAGGGATGAGGCATATCAAAGTGGTAGAAAAAGCCTTGGGAAGGGGGGTCCCTCTGAAGAACGATAAGGCTGCTTGGACAATATCCTGCCCAATGGTATCCTAACATTCTTGGAAGAAGGCACCGGTAAAACCGTCGGGGCCCGAATTACCATCGGGCGGAAGGCTTTTGACAGCCGAGAGAACCTCATCAATGGATGGCTCACGGAGAAGCTCCTTATTATCATCAACCGAGATGAGCGGGGGGATGCAGTTGAGCAGATCCTCATGCGTAACAGGGAGTTCAGCCCTCAAGAGAGAGGAGTAAAAATCAGCAGCAGCCCTCTTGATCGAATCATTGTCATTACTTCCGAGTCCTCTAGGCTACTAATATTGCACTCCATTCCGGCGACTAGTGAAAGGAAAGGAGGTTAATCCTTCCaaatgagttctttttacctTGTGACAGTAGACATGAGTCTACAGACTTAAGGACAAGCCCTTTCACCAATACTTAATTTCAAAACAATTTCAAATGAACTAAGATACACATTCAAATTAAATAAGGCAAAACGTTGCCGATTTCATTAATATTCAGAATTGATGTTTATTACTATTGATAACTTGCAAGACaatcaaatgaataaacaaaagaaaaatgataaatacCTGGTACACCTATCAAAACAGACAAATCGAGGTGGGTGTGATCAACCAAAATGGAGATGATCATAGTCTACAACTTAAGGTCGCAGAAAGACTATCTCTACTTCTAAAGTATTGTAGCAGGAGCCACTAGTCAGTAGTTGTAAACTAAGCTAAGCTATgctaagaaaataaagaaaagatggAGATAAAACATTGAAAAATGCTTCCTTTCAAGGATAGCAAGCTTGCTGAAGACTTAGTATGGTAATGCTCCAAAGTTGAATCAATTAGAATATTTTGAATAAAGTTGGATGGTTCACAAGAATTGCAGCCCTTTTGACCCATTCCACAACATGGAAGAATTTATTGGCTTTGAAAGAAATCTGGATGCGAGTTCATAAATCCTCTCAATTTTAGATTTGTTTCTTCCAAGAGACCAATGACTGTAAGCTCAAAGCAAGTGATGGATGAACCAGTGTCAAGTTAAAAGAGTGTTGGGACCCACATATGGAGTTTCGTAGAGCCATTAGGAAAACCTTTGTTAACACCTCTGTGAATGTTCCTTTTGGTGCTTCCATAGTTTTCACAAGTTTGAGATACATTTAGTTTGCTCTTATGAATTTGTATTGGCCAATAACCAACATCTCTTCGGATTTTCTATACTTCTTGTTCTGAATGTGCAAGcttcttatgcatgattgatagaATGTGTGGTTTGAGTCCTGATCAAACTAAATTTGTTGAAAGTACATACGTCTAGGCCTTagagcctgtttggttttccaattacaacagtaaatggttgtaaatgggtaattattatttactcttgtaattgtgcgttcacatcatttgcatttgtctacaatgatgattttgctacaaTGTTTATTTCACCTAGAAATCACTATAAaaatggtagttttataatgtgaaaatgcAATGATTCAATTTACTTTACCTCTTTCCTTTACAACTGTATTTGACTCTCGATTTATAAGTCATAATTcctgtttaaacaaacacctaGAAATGatatgatggctcatttactttgcattgcataggaaattggaaaatcaaaccggCCTTTGGGGAACTTGAATTTATAAACCCAAAAGCAGAGAACTCCTCTATTATGTCATTTGGTGGCCTCTGTAAGAATAGGCTGTCATAAGTAGACTTGAGGAACATAATCCTGGTCCACCCATCAACAGAAATTCCTCTGAGAGTTCCCCCATCATAACTTACTAGATGTAATGGAAGAAAATTGTGGCAAGGACTGTACCATGGAAGATTTGGTGAATCCGAACCGGATCTAGCAAGTCCAAGGATGGAAACCACAATCGACATAAAAAGAGTAGTTAAAGGccatgaaagaaaaaaatgatcctgaccatccatgcTCTATCATGTCTTGCTCAAGAAGAAGGGACCTCTCAGATTTTGCGAAAGATGATTCTAATCTTCTTCTTTGAGAGAAATCTTGCATAGCCAACATGAGATTGCTGAATTGAATCCAATAAACGGTAACATATCATATTTAGACCATAGAAAATTTACATATTTCATTTTATCATTTCACAAGCATATTGCTAAATTGCACATACTTATTACTTATATGTCgctttctcttttttattattttatctaGAGAGGACAATCAGATTTATAACATTTATATTATGTCCTTTTTCTAGTTCTAACTTAGCTTTATTTTGAGAAGGTGTTGTCAATATGGGAGTTGATAAGGTTTCCTGCTCCCATCTTTAGCTGCAATTGTCTGATACTAGAGACAGGATTGAGAAAAATGGGATCTTCCTGGGATTGTAGGTTTGTTGAGGAGTTCCCCTTATCTTGAGACTCGTTATAAAGATAATTCCCACTTTCTATCTCAATGTGAGTACCACATAACTTCATTCTACTTTTATCCCTCATATCTTTATGATATTCATTTATATTCAACTTTCAAGCTTCTTTTTAATATCACATGATCTTAACGGTAATTCTCTGATTTTTCAGTGGGATGaaacttttgaatattttatGGCGAAATATTATTTTCATGGAGTAGAGTACTTGGCATCACAAGAGTCCAATCTTCCTTGTCTTGAACATTGCCTCAAGACAATCAAGATATTTGGCTTCATCGGCGGGGGAGATAAATACAAGAAGCAGAAAGCTTGGTCAGTGAATCGTATTCTTAGAAGGTCAATGAGACAAGGCATGCTAGTGAAATTTTTGTTGAAGAATGCTATGGTTTTAGACAAAATGACCATCTATGCCAGCAACGAACACGAGTTTAAGATGATTAAGAAATGGT
This region of Magnolia sinica isolate HGM2019 chromosome 1, MsV1, whole genome shotgun sequence genomic DNA includes:
- the LOC131258245 gene encoding F-box/LRR-repeat protein 25-like, encoding MLQQQNIITVQNPDHIINLPDSTVQNPDHISNLPDSILHCILSFLHATDAVKTVLLSKRWAHLYTSTPNLHFQKSRLCKRNDNDFVSFVNQALILYESPTIQEFHLVFYYKGKFYTPIIDDWIRFALWKKARVLHLDLSGDSFSNWGYWKFVGIDPYSLPLDSFNNDSLTELRLNSVNINPPMIVSWKNMERLSLGQTSMADYEMERILNGCPVLEELFLYKCNGISRLDFRGRNAPRDIVLRAFRFG